In Fusarium oxysporum Fo47 chromosome IX, complete sequence, the following proteins share a genomic window:
- a CDS encoding thiolase-like protein: protein MASETRSNKAYVLGVGMTKFIKPRGLRQYPDLGYEAGIKAMLDAQINYDDVEHGVACFAYGDSTSGQRVFYQFGMSSIPIVNTSNACATGSVGLYLARTLVQSARADCVLVVGFEKMNPGSLKSVWSDRPSSSGRFAAKMRELAEPSNSPLTGQYFANAGREYMTKYGAKEEDFAEIARVSHEHSQRNPYAQFQQKYSLKEIQDSPTIYSPLTKLQCSPTSDGAAAAVIVSGRFLATRPHLKGQAILMAGQAFCTDSPKTFGNSAMELVGYDMSQRAAKAALAEAGVAADDIRVCELHDCFSANEMLLLDALGFSEPGKAHEMVRRGDITFGGKMVINPSGGLISKGHPIGATGLAQCAELTWQLRGWANTRLCSETRVALQHNLGLGGAVVVNVYKRADGQANIKVSDGEVVKHSWLGYNPAVEARGITSNDAERVRSKKHRNDFALGETADRIRAVANL, encoded by the exons ATGGCAAGCGAAACACGATCGAACAAGGCTTATGTCCTTGGTGTTGGCATGACGAAGTTTATCAAGCCCCGTGGTCTACGTCAGTATCCAGACTTGGGCTACGAAGCCGGCATTAAAGCCATGCTAGACGCTCAGATCAATTACGACGACGTTGAGCATGGCGTGGCCTGTTTTGCCTATGGAGACTCAACCTCGGGACAGCGCGTGTTTTACCAGTTTGGCATGTCATCCATTCCCATCGTCAACACGAGCAATGCATGCGCTACGGGATCTGTCGGCTTGTATCTGGCTCGTACGCTTGTTCAGAGCGCCAGGGCCGATTGCGTGCTCGTGGTGGGATTCGAGAAGATGAATCCCGGAAGTCTCAAGAGCGTCTGGAGTGATAGACCCAGTTCAAGTGGTCGATTTGCCGCCAAGATGCGAGAGTTGGCTGAGCCTTCAAACTCTCCTCTGACGGGGCAGTATTTTGCAAACGCAGGCCGAGAATACATGACAAA ATATGGGGCAAAGGAAGAGGACTTTGCGGAAATTGCCCGCGTTTCGCATGAGCACTCGCAGCGCAACCCCTACGCCCAATTCCAGCAGAAATACAGCCTCAAGGAGATTCAGGACTCACCTACCATCTACTCGCCTCTGACGAAGCTGCAATGCAGCCCAACCAGCGATGGGGCCGCAGCTGCAGTCATTGTGTCTGGAAGGTTCCTCGCTACCCGGCCACATCTCAAAGGACAGGCCATTTTAATGGCTGGGCAGGCGTTTTGCACCGACTCCCCCAAGACATTTGGCAATAGTGCAATGGAGCTCGTCGGTTATGACATGTCACAAAGAGCTGCCAAAGCAGCTTTAGCTGAAGCGGGCGTGGCAGCGGATGATATCCGGGTCTGCGAATTGCACGACTGCTTCTCCGCAAACGAGATGTTACTCCTAGATGCCCTTGGCTTCTCCGAGCCAGGAAAGGCGCATGAGATGGTCCGAAGAGGAGATATTACATTTGGGGGCAAGATGGTGATCAATCCATCTGGCGGTCTGATCTCAAAAGGCCATCCAATTGGAGCTACGGGATTGGCTCAATGTGCTGAGCTGACCTGGCAGCTACGCGGGTGGGCCAATACGCGGCTTTGTAGTGAAACACGCGTCGCGCTGCAGCACAATCTTGGCCTCGGAGGCGCGGTGGTTGTTAACGTGTATAAGCGCGCCGATGGACAAGCAAACATCAAGGTTAGCGATGGTGAGGTGGTTAAACATAGCTGGCTCGGTTACAATCCAGCGGTTGAAGCCCGAGGGATAACTTCCAATGATGCCGAAAGAGTCAGGAGCAAGAAACACAGAAACGACTTCGCTCTCGGGGAAACGGCTGACAGAATTCGAGCTGTTGCGAATTTGTGA